A section of the Longimicrobium sp. genome encodes:
- a CDS encoding EVE domain-containing protein, which translates to MPRNWLLKSEPEVYSIDDLHRDGQTTWEGVRNYQAR; encoded by the coding sequence ATGCCGCGCAACTGGCTGCTGAAGAGCGAGCCCGAGGTATACTCCATCGACGACCTGCACCGCGACGGGCAGACCACGTGGGAGGGGGTGCGCAACTACCAGGCGCG
- a CDS encoding thioesterase II family protein: MNSSTTDKWISRPRSNPRARLRLFCIAHAGGGASAFRGWAEALPPEVEVCLVQLPGRENRIMEKPFDRLDPLVDALADAVRPWLDLPWALFGHSNGALIGFELARLLRRRGLSGPRHLFASGRRAPDVPPQSRLIGHLPDDEFLADLGELGGMPRELLENREIMQMLLPLLRADVALHETYEFGEEAPLDCPITAYGGVADAKVTRENVEAWGRHTSGPFVIRMFPGGHFFHQTEREDFLRVFSADLHAVLGAL, translated from the coding sequence GTGAATTCCAGCACGACTGACAAGTGGATTTCGCGCCCGCGGTCCAACCCGCGGGCGCGGCTGCGTCTTTTCTGCATTGCGCACGCGGGTGGCGGCGCTTCGGCGTTCCGGGGCTGGGCAGAGGCGCTGCCGCCGGAGGTGGAGGTGTGCCTGGTGCAGCTTCCCGGGCGCGAGAACCGCATCATGGAGAAGCCGTTCGATCGCCTGGACCCGCTTGTCGACGCGCTGGCGGATGCGGTGCGCCCCTGGCTGGATCTGCCCTGGGCCCTCTTCGGCCACAGCAACGGCGCGCTCATCGGCTTCGAGCTGGCCCGGCTGCTCCGGAGGCGCGGGCTTTCCGGGCCGCGCCACCTGTTCGCTAGCGGCCGCCGCGCCCCCGACGTCCCCCCGCAGAGCCGCCTCATCGGCCACCTGCCGGACGACGAGTTCCTGGCGGACCTGGGGGAGCTGGGCGGCATGCCGCGCGAGCTGCTGGAGAACCGCGAGATCATGCAGATGCTCCTGCCCCTTCTGCGGGCGGACGTGGCGCTGCACGAGACGTACGAGTTCGGCGAAGAAGCGCCGCTGGACTGTCCCATCACGGCCTACGGCGGCGTCGCCGACGCGAAAGTCACCCGCGAGAACGTGGAGGCATGGGGCCGCCACACCAGTGGTCCGTTCGTGATCCGCATGTTCCCCGGCGGGCACTTCTTCCACCAGACCGAGCGCGAGGACTTCCTCCGCGTCTTCTCGGCGGACCTGCACGCCGTTCTCGGCGCGCTGTAG
- a CDS encoding HAD-IIIC family phosphatase: MSEGIGEAIGGAPAKTVKCVVWDLDHTLWNGILLEDERVELRPGVLGILRELDERGILQSVASRNDHDRAMARLEALGISEYFLYPHINWNAKGQNVADIARALNIGLDTLLFVDDQPFEREEVAFACPAVRTFDAAELADLLDRPEMNPEFITDDSRNRRRMYMADISRNRAEETFAGPSEEFLRSLDMRFTLSPCSEDDLQRAEELTVRTNQLNTTGYTYGYDELNAFRASHGHLLLVAGLEDRYGTYGKIGLALVEKGGRFWTLKLLLMSCRVMSRGVGTIMISHVMAQAKAAGVRLRAEFKPNGRNRMMEVTYRFGGFREVAREGDLITFEHDLSAIPPFPDYVRVDITR; encoded by the coding sequence ATGAGCGAAGGGATTGGCGAGGCGATCGGCGGCGCGCCGGCCAAGACCGTCAAGTGCGTGGTGTGGGACCTGGACCACACCCTCTGGAACGGCATCCTGCTGGAGGATGAGCGGGTGGAGCTGCGCCCCGGCGTGCTCGGGATCCTGCGCGAGCTCGACGAGCGCGGCATCCTGCAGTCCGTCGCCAGCCGCAACGACCACGACCGCGCGATGGCCCGTCTGGAAGCGCTCGGTATCTCCGAGTACTTCCTGTACCCGCACATCAACTGGAACGCCAAGGGCCAGAACGTCGCCGACATCGCGCGTGCGCTCAACATTGGCCTCGACACGCTGCTGTTCGTGGACGACCAGCCCTTCGAGCGCGAGGAAGTGGCCTTCGCCTGCCCCGCCGTCCGCACCTTCGACGCGGCCGAGCTCGCGGACCTGCTCGACCGGCCCGAGATGAACCCCGAGTTCATCACCGACGACAGCCGCAACCGCCGGCGCATGTACATGGCCGACATTTCCCGCAACCGTGCGGAAGAAACGTTCGCCGGCCCGTCCGAGGAATTCCTGCGTTCGCTGGACATGCGGTTCACCCTCTCGCCCTGCAGCGAAGACGACCTGCAGCGCGCCGAGGAGCTCACCGTGCGCACCAACCAGCTGAACACCACGGGCTACACCTACGGCTACGACGAGCTGAACGCCTTTCGCGCCTCGCACGGGCACCTGCTGCTGGTGGCGGGCTTGGAGGACCGCTACGGCACCTACGGCAAGATCGGCTTGGCGCTGGTGGAGAAGGGAGGCCGCTTCTGGACGCTGAAGCTGCTGCTGATGTCGTGCCGCGTGATGTCGCGCGGGGTAGGCACCATCATGATCAGCCACGTGATGGCCCAAGCCAAGGCCGCCGGCGTGCGCCTTCGCGCCGAGTTCAAGCCCAACGGCCGCAACCGGATGATGGAAGTCACCTATCGCTTCGGCGGCTTTCGCGAGGTGGCGCGCGAAGGCGACCTCATCACCTTCGAGCACGACCTGTCCGCCATTCCTCCATTTCCCGACTACGTGCGCGTCGACATCACCCGCTGA
- a CDS encoding tRNA-binding protein: MTIDYEDFHKVEMRVGRVERAEPFPEARKPAIKLWIDFGPELGIRKSSAQITVHYLPEQLVGRRVIAVTNFPPRQIGPFMSEVLVLGVPDPDGAVVLLAPDLDTPLGGRVF; encoded by the coding sequence ATGACGATCGACTACGAAGACTTCCACAAGGTCGAGATGCGGGTGGGGCGTGTGGAGCGCGCCGAACCCTTTCCCGAGGCGCGCAAACCGGCGATCAAGCTGTGGATCGACTTCGGCCCGGAACTGGGGATTCGGAAGTCGAGCGCGCAGATCACCGTGCACTACCTGCCCGAGCAGCTGGTGGGCCGCCGGGTGATCGCCGTGACCAACTTTCCGCCGCGCCAGATCGGCCCCTTCATGTCCGAGGTCCTGGTGCTGGGCGTCCCCGATCCCGACGGAGCCGTCGTCCTGCTCGCCCCAGACCTGGACACCCCGCTCGGCGGTCGCGTGTTCTGA
- a CDS encoding pitrilysin family protein, which translates to MKPIPTLAALLLAALPCVPLDAQAPPAVRLEYEEETLPNGLKVIYSVDRSAPVASTVLWYDVGSKHEVRGRTGFAHLFEHLMLFTGSRNAPEGRHFGLLEAVGARAGSDINGTTSFDRTNYFQQVPSHALELALWLEADRMATLDEALNEGKLANQREVVKNERRQGMDNQPYGRWIERILVHMYPEEHPYRHVVLGSMEDLENASIEDVRSFFRTYYVPNNAVLAIAGDIDVPQVRQMVHRYFAGIPGGAEPPPVRRVPLPPRLGASPREVIPDANAPAPAVYVAFRVPPARDPRAPAVNLLAQLLAGGRSSPLYTSLVRDRQVATQVFSFNFELVEDADMLVVGATGKPGANADSLEAALLAEVHGVAARIDAAGLERARAAATFDLVNQLQTMGGFGGRGDVLAQGAVVYGDAGWINRYLPALSAVSVNDVSSLAREFLAPDNRAVLVFVPAPRPGAPQ; encoded by the coding sequence ATGAAACCCATCCCCACCCTGGCCGCGCTCCTCCTGGCCGCGCTCCCGTGCGTGCCGCTGGACGCGCAGGCGCCGCCCGCCGTCCGGCTGGAATACGAAGAAGAAACGCTGCCGAACGGGCTGAAGGTCATCTACTCCGTCGACCGATCGGCGCCGGTCGCCTCCACCGTGCTCTGGTACGACGTGGGCTCCAAGCACGAGGTGCGGGGCCGCACGGGGTTCGCGCACCTGTTCGAGCACCTGATGCTCTTCACCGGCTCGCGAAACGCGCCCGAAGGCCGCCACTTCGGGCTGCTCGAGGCGGTGGGCGCCCGCGCGGGAAGCGACATCAACGGCACCACCAGCTTCGACCGCACCAACTACTTCCAACAGGTGCCCTCGCACGCGCTGGAACTGGCGCTGTGGCTGGAGGCCGACCGCATGGCCACCCTGGACGAGGCGCTGAACGAAGGCAAGCTGGCAAACCAGCGCGAGGTGGTGAAGAACGAACGCCGCCAGGGGATGGACAACCAGCCGTACGGCCGCTGGATCGAACGGATTCTCGTCCACATGTATCCCGAGGAGCATCCGTACCGCCACGTGGTGCTCGGCTCGATGGAAGACCTGGAGAACGCGTCCATCGAGGACGTCCGTAGCTTCTTCCGCACCTACTACGTTCCCAACAACGCCGTCCTGGCGATCGCGGGCGACATCGATGTGCCGCAGGTGCGCCAGATGGTGCACCGCTACTTCGCCGGCATTCCGGGCGGCGCCGAGCCGCCCCCCGTGCGCCGCGTTCCGCTCCCTCCCCGCCTCGGCGCGTCGCCGCGCGAGGTAATTCCCGACGCCAACGCGCCCGCGCCGGCGGTCTACGTGGCCTTCCGTGTTCCGCCGGCCCGGGACCCGCGCGCCCCGGCGGTGAACCTGCTGGCGCAGCTGCTGGCGGGCGGGCGCTCGTCGCCGCTCTACACGTCCCTGGTCCGCGACCGCCAGGTGGCCACTCAGGTGTTCTCGTTCAACTTCGAGCTGGTGGAAGACGCCGACATGCTGGTGGTGGGCGCCACCGGAAAGCCCGGCGCCAACGCCGATTCGCTCGAAGCCGCCCTCCTCGCCGAGGTGCACGGCGTGGCGGCTCGCATCGACGCCGCGGGGCTGGAGCGCGCCCGCGCCGCCGCCACCTTCGACCTGGTCAACCAGCTGCAGACGATGGGCGGCTTCGGCGGCCGTGGCGACGTCCTGGCGCAGGGCGCGGTGGTGTACGGGGACGCTGGATGGATCAACCGCTACCTCCCGGCCCTCAGCGCCGTGTCGGTGAACGACGTGTCGTCGCTGGCCCGCGAGTTCCTGGCCCCCGACAACCGCGCCGTCCTCGTCTTCGTCCCCGCCCCGCGCCCAGGAGCCCCCCAATGA